One segment of Acidovorax sp. DW039 DNA contains the following:
- the mutY gene encoding A/G-specific adenine glycosylase, with translation MTSGSETVATLVVRWQAAHGRSHLPWQQTRDPYRVWLSEIMLQQTQVATVLEYYERFLRRFPDVTALAQASQEDVMGLWSGLGYYSRARNLHKCAQVVVSQYGGRFPETVELLSGLPGIGRSTAGAIAAFCFSQRAAILDANVRRVLTRLLGFDSDLAVAKHERELWAHAEALLPTSDLHRAMPGYTQGMMDLGAVVCTPRNPQCLTCPLMDLCVARKQGQPEHYPVKTRKLIRRSESWWLLVMRRPDGSVWLEVRPSKGIWAGLHCVPVFAEWALLQDAIKTWGLGSEDLEDIEPFVHVLTHRDLHLHPIAATVPEGYIPKGAGHWFSPEQWVQAGLPAPLRKLLERLV, from the coding sequence ATGACATCGGGATCGGAGACTGTTGCTACCTTGGTCGTGAGGTGGCAGGCGGCGCATGGACGCAGTCATCTCCCTTGGCAGCAAACCCGTGATCCTTACAGGGTTTGGCTGTCTGAAATCATGCTTCAGCAGACCCAGGTCGCCACCGTGCTGGAGTATTACGAACGCTTTCTGAGGCGTTTTCCTGACGTGACTGCATTGGCCCAAGCCTCGCAAGAGGATGTGATGGGTTTGTGGAGTGGCCTGGGCTATTACAGCCGGGCACGAAACCTCCACAAATGCGCGCAGGTAGTGGTTTCGCAGTACGGAGGTCGTTTTCCTGAAACCGTAGAGTTGCTCTCGGGACTGCCTGGCATAGGTCGATCAACAGCAGGTGCGATCGCAGCCTTTTGTTTCTCTCAGCGTGCAGCTATTCTCGATGCGAATGTTCGCCGGGTTCTTACACGCCTGCTGGGTTTTGACTCCGACTTGGCTGTCGCCAAGCATGAGCGGGAATTGTGGGCTCATGCAGAAGCTCTATTGCCCACATCGGACTTGCACCGTGCAATGCCTGGCTATACCCAGGGCATGATGGACTTGGGTGCGGTGGTGTGCACTCCTCGCAACCCACAATGCCTCACTTGTCCTTTGATGGACCTTTGTGTCGCGCGAAAGCAGGGGCAGCCAGAGCACTATCCCGTGAAGACGCGCAAACTTATCAGGCGGTCAGAATCCTGGTGGTTGTTGGTGATGCGGAGACCTGACGGCTCGGTCTGGCTGGAGGTGCGGCCCTCCAAAGGAATCTGGGCGGGTTTGCACTGTGTTCCTGTATTTGCAGAGTGGGCCTTGCTTCAAGATGCCATCAAAACCTGGGGGCTCGGCAGCGAAGACTTGGAGGACATTGAACCTTTCGTGCATGTCCTCACGCATCGGGACCTGCATCTGCATCCCATCGCAGCGACCGTCCCTGAGGGCTACATTCCAAAGGGGGCTGGTCATTGGTTTTCGCCTGAGCAATGGGTTCAGGCTGGTCTTCCTGCTCCCCTTCGAAAATTGCTTGAGCGACTGGTGTGA
- the mutM gene encoding bifunctional DNA-formamidopyrimidine glycosylase/DNA-(apurinic or apyrimidinic site) lyase yields MPELPEVEVTRRSFADAIAGARVHGVYLGKPLRWPLGCDPRTLEGMTITEVRRRGKYLLIGLDSGAMLLVHLGMSGSLRFALALPEKGKHDHFELQTSKGVLRLHDPRRFGAVIYVAGETDPVARKLLGGLGMEPLSDAFTMERFRQGLKSSRSDIKQLLLAGKLVVGVGNIYASEALFRAGISPTVKASLIGLERSSRLFHAIREVLSEAVNMGGSSLKDFSSADGTEGHFQTAAKVYGRSLQPCLQCETPIRMLRQGQRSSFYCPRCQR; encoded by the coding sequence ATGCCTGAATTGCCTGAGGTAGAGGTCACACGCCGTAGCTTTGCCGATGCCATTGCTGGTGCACGCGTGCACGGCGTCTATCTTGGGAAACCGCTGCGCTGGCCACTGGGTTGCGATCCACGGACGCTGGAGGGAATGACCATCACCGAGGTCCGGCGTCGGGGAAAGTACTTGCTGATTGGTCTGGACAGCGGTGCTATGTTGCTCGTGCATCTGGGGATGTCGGGCAGTTTGCGGTTTGCCTTGGCTCTGCCGGAGAAGGGTAAGCACGATCACTTCGAATTGCAGACATCTAAAGGGGTGCTTCGATTGCATGATCCACGCCGCTTTGGTGCGGTGATCTATGTCGCAGGAGAGACGGATCCTGTGGCTCGCAAGCTGCTCGGCGGGCTGGGTATGGAGCCTTTGAGTGATGCCTTCACGATGGAGCGCTTTCGGCAGGGGCTCAAGAGCAGTCGGTCGGATATCAAACAGTTGCTCTTGGCCGGCAAACTGGTAGTGGGCGTAGGGAACATATACGCCTCGGAAGCCTTGTTCAGAGCGGGTATCAGCCCCACCGTTAAAGCTTCTCTGATCGGCTTGGAAAGGAGCTCTCGGCTTTTCCATGCCATTCGTGAGGTATTGAGCGAAGCCGTGAACATGGGTGGCTCCAGCCTGAAAGATTTCTCCAGTGCTGACGGAACCGAAGGTCATTTTCAGACTGCTGCAAAAGTCTACGGACGGTCGCTGCAGCCTTGCCTGCAGTGTGAAACACCTATTCGGATGCTGAGGCAAGGGCAGCGCAGCAGTTTTTATTGTCCGCGCTGCCAGCGCTAG
- a CDS encoding dynamin family protein, with translation MGPSFNEQFDQHGAWRRAFAQQLKQLAEWMAAHDLMDAAVQERLQRLEDQVRTDKVMVAFVAEFSRGKSELINSIFFADYGRRIMPASAGRTTMCPTELGYESSLPPSLRLLPIETRLQMQGLTELRLKPERWVEIPLDVNDADQIARALEKVAEIRRVSLDDARALGFWHDDLAEENPVPDADGKVEVPMWRHALINIPHPLLKQGLVILDTPGLNAVGAEPELTVNLIPQAHAVVFILSADTGVTRSDLSIWREHLATAADSMDARLVVLNKIDTLWDALNTPEQVQAQLDRQRSTSAEMLGIPLEQVVPVSAQKGLVAKIACDDVLLESSGLPVLEDILGQGVMGRRQAILRAAVASGVANLRAEASRAINIRRRDLDDQMAELRSLRGKNASVIESMRNRIQQEQQEFDLSTAKIQAVRAVHLKLLREVFAQLGSKALKTELAELSQALQQKGLKLGIRKIYQETFDKLRSTLDKAQASGTEIQAMLGGTFRQLNAEFGFSLQVPSAPQLEHFMHDLAQIEQSHLQYLGVSNALKLAQPEFAERLVRALGTRLRTVYESAANDLELWSKSATAQLDSQLKERRRSFSRRIEAVDRIQQAASGLVERISEIEAGEEELIQLEQRLQELTTQLISLPEGPSAAPDMSLDVVLA, from the coding sequence GTGGGACCCTCATTCAACGAACAGTTTGATCAGCATGGTGCTTGGCGGCGCGCCTTTGCGCAGCAACTCAAGCAACTTGCAGAGTGGATGGCTGCACACGATCTCATGGACGCAGCCGTCCAGGAGCGCCTGCAGCGTCTGGAAGATCAGGTCCGTACGGACAAGGTCATGGTGGCTTTCGTCGCGGAGTTTTCACGCGGGAAGTCTGAACTGATCAATTCCATCTTCTTTGCCGACTATGGTCGTCGCATCATGCCCGCCAGCGCTGGGCGTACAACGATGTGTCCGACGGAATTGGGGTACGAGTCGTCGTTGCCGCCGAGTCTGCGACTGCTTCCTATCGAGACCCGGTTGCAGATGCAAGGGCTTACTGAACTGCGTCTCAAACCCGAACGTTGGGTCGAGATTCCTCTGGACGTCAATGATGCCGATCAGATCGCGCGTGCGCTGGAGAAAGTGGCTGAGATTCGTCGCGTCAGTCTGGACGATGCCCGTGCGTTGGGGTTCTGGCACGACGATTTGGCTGAAGAAAATCCAGTTCCTGATGCCGACGGCAAGGTCGAAGTGCCTATGTGGCGGCACGCCCTTATCAATATTCCCCATCCGCTGTTGAAGCAGGGCTTGGTGATTCTGGATACCCCCGGTCTCAATGCAGTGGGTGCCGAGCCTGAGTTGACCGTCAATCTGATTCCTCAGGCCCACGCTGTCGTTTTCATCCTGAGTGCTGATACCGGTGTTACGCGCTCTGATCTCTCTATCTGGCGCGAGCATCTGGCCACTGCTGCTGACAGCATGGATGCGCGACTGGTCGTTCTCAACAAGATCGACACGCTCTGGGACGCCCTGAACACCCCTGAACAGGTGCAGGCCCAGCTAGACCGGCAGCGCAGCACTTCCGCAGAAATGTTGGGTATTCCGTTGGAGCAGGTCGTTCCTGTCTCAGCGCAAAAAGGACTTGTTGCCAAAATCGCTTGCGACGATGTTCTGCTGGAATCCAGTGGCCTTCCCGTTCTGGAGGATATTCTTGGCCAGGGCGTGATGGGGCGACGCCAAGCCATCTTGCGCGCAGCTGTGGCCTCAGGGGTTGCGAATTTGCGGGCAGAGGCTTCCCGGGCCATCAACATCCGTCGCCGTGATCTGGATGACCAGATGGCGGAGCTCCGCAGTCTGCGCGGAAAGAATGCTTCCGTCATCGAAAGCATGCGCAACCGTATCCAGCAAGAACAACAAGAGTTTGACCTGAGCACTGCCAAGATTCAGGCAGTCAGGGCTGTGCATCTGAAATTACTGCGCGAGGTTTTTGCACAGCTGGGCTCGAAGGCCCTGAAGACAGAGTTGGCGGAGCTCTCTCAGGCGCTCCAGCAAAAGGGACTGAAGCTAGGCATCCGCAAAATCTATCAGGAAACCTTTGACAAGCTTCGCTCTACCCTGGACAAAGCGCAGGCCTCGGGTACTGAAATCCAGGCGATGTTGGGCGGCACATTCAGACAGCTGAACGCTGAGTTCGGTTTTTCTCTGCAAGTGCCATCGGCTCCGCAACTGGAGCATTTCATGCACGATCTTGCGCAGATTGAGCAAAGCCATCTGCAATACCTCGGTGTGAGCAATGCATTGAAGCTTGCTCAGCCTGAGTTTGCTGAGCGTCTCGTCCGCGCTTTGGGCACCCGTCTGCGTACTGTGTACGAATCAGCTGCAAACGATCTGGAACTGTGGAGCAAATCTGCTACCGCTCAGCTGGACTCCCAGCTCAAGGAGCGTCGGCGTAGTTTCTCGCGCCGCATTGAAGCTGTAGATCGTATTCAGCAAGCGGCCAGTGGCTTGGTGGAGCGAATTTCGGAAATAGAAGCCGGTGAAGAAGAGCTGATTCAACTGGAGCAGCGACTTCAGGAACTGACAACGCAGCTCATATCTTTGCCCGAAGGGCCTTCCGCAGCGCCTGATATGTCTCTGGACGTCGTGCTTGCATGA